A region from the Candidatus Omnitrophota bacterium genome encodes:
- a CDS encoding glycosyltransferase family 4 protein, with amino-acid sequence RPGPVVGSIGRLSPVKGQRFLIEAMRGIVSEIGDAQALIVGNGPDEKSLKELARSLGLQDSICFTDAGLDTHKYLSAMDIFVFPSVKEGLGIALLEALASGRGCVASGVGGIANIIKDGSSGILVPVGDADAISRSVLRLLKDAGLRNSMGKRGRELVRERFLLDDMAGNIIELYKEVLEGRYGK; translated from the coding sequence ACGACCGGGACCTGTGGTCGGATCGATAGGACGCCTGTCGCCGGTCAAGGGGCAGAGGTTCCTCATCGAGGCCATGCGCGGGATAGTCTCGGAAATAGGCGATGCGCAGGCGCTCATAGTCGGCAATGGGCCGGATGAAAAATCATTAAAAGAACTTGCCCGGTCGCTCGGGCTGCAGGATTCCATTTGTTTTACGGATGCGGGACTCGATACGCACAAGTACCTGTCGGCTATGGATATTTTTGTTTTCCCTTCGGTAAAAGAGGGGTTGGGTATAGCCTTACTGGAGGCCCTTGCTTCGGGCAGAGGGTGTGTAGCTTCCGGGGTCGGCGGCATTGCGAACATCATCAAAGACGGATCTAGCGGCATCCTCGTTCCGGTCGGAGACGCGGATGCCATATCCAGGTCGGTTTTAAGGCTCCTCAAAGACGCGGGACTGCGCAATAGCATGGGCAAGAGGGGCAGGGAGCTTGTGAGGGAGCGATTTTTACTTGATGATATGGCCGGAAATATAATAGAGTTATATAAAGAGGTCTTGGAAGGCAGATATGGCAAATAA